One window of the Shewanella khirikhana genome contains the following:
- a CDS encoding GGDEF domain-containing protein, translated as MSGLKGILYFLLLFPLLPVWGEGITLSDANRQLPLAPLYQTPLLASFESLNLPTQLDSHGHELPWQQLPLKNQSDEVSHWVLTQPLWVPPAKIYLLRHSSGSVSELPLEQLPAPMPARQLALTLDPGESVTFYLQGKQLPQTLWKRSWWQHWDQVQRSILLLIFGAELTLMLCLGLMSLLPQLRTPLAAVPLLVSIPLLLLMLPPSALLPTPPFWPIALTLAQACANYRLFQHEQLSTSLKKMLIMQTLCGLSIGVAALGSVEFALPLVLPVLLIGCLLSALSLLQLLMVEHQGQWLLLAGLQLMIGTLATSLASGPELENFALCAAQPLLMSVLVFLYLCQQLMQPRARSANPKATLKDLVRLKESHLLAEQFDLLQNQYRELELQHRLLQEKNAIDFLTGLRNRQFFDERFSAEMARSARESTPISLLLIDIDHFKDVNDKYGHRVGDEVLKSVAKRFYYVLKRPSDAICRYGGEEFAIILPNTHGQGALHIAELILNNIRSKPVTTAQGEIHCTVSIGIASTVHSYQQNEGRLIEDADKALYRAKQNGRDRIELAPSKPYVVKDERPMKA; from the coding sequence ATGTCAGGGCTGAAAGGGATTTTGTATTTCCTGCTCTTGTTCCCGCTCTTACCCGTTTGGGGTGAGGGAATAACTCTGTCTGATGCCAACCGCCAATTACCCCTTGCACCCTTGTATCAAACGCCGCTACTGGCTTCCTTCGAGTCTCTGAACTTACCGACACAGCTCGACAGCCACGGCCACGAATTGCCGTGGCAACAGCTCCCCCTTAAAAATCAATCCGATGAAGTGAGCCATTGGGTTCTCACCCAGCCACTGTGGGTTCCGCCGGCCAAAATTTATCTGTTGCGGCACAGCTCTGGCAGCGTTTCTGAACTACCACTGGAGCAATTGCCCGCCCCGATGCCGGCACGGCAATTAGCGCTTACCCTTGACCCCGGTGAGTCAGTCACCTTTTACCTGCAAGGGAAGCAATTGCCGCAAACGCTTTGGAAGCGCAGTTGGTGGCAACATTGGGATCAGGTGCAGCGCAGCATCCTGTTGCTGATCTTCGGCGCCGAGCTCACCCTGATGTTGTGTCTGGGGCTGATGAGCTTACTGCCGCAGCTGCGTACGCCACTGGCGGCGGTGCCTTTATTGGTCTCCATTCCGCTGCTGCTGTTGATGCTGCCGCCCTCAGCGTTGCTGCCAACACCGCCATTCTGGCCGATTGCCCTCACACTTGCCCAAGCCTGTGCCAACTACCGTCTGTTCCAGCACGAGCAATTGTCCACCAGCCTGAAGAAAATGCTGATAATGCAGACCCTGTGTGGGCTCAGTATTGGCGTTGCCGCCCTTGGAAGCGTCGAATTTGCGCTGCCGCTGGTATTACCTGTGCTGCTGATTGGCTGCCTGCTGAGCGCCTTGTCGCTGCTGCAACTGCTGATGGTTGAGCATCAGGGGCAATGGCTGTTGCTGGCTGGATTGCAGCTGATGATAGGTACCCTCGCCACCAGCCTGGCATCAGGGCCGGAGCTTGAAAACTTTGCGCTGTGCGCAGCCCAGCCGCTTTTGATGTCCGTACTGGTATTTCTATATTTGTGCCAGCAGTTGATGCAGCCCAGGGCGCGCAGCGCCAATCCCAAGGCCACCCTCAAGGACCTGGTACGGCTGAAGGAGTCTCACCTGCTCGCCGAGCAGTTTGACCTGCTTCAAAACCAATATCGGGAGCTGGAACTGCAACACAGATTGCTGCAGGAGAAAAACGCCATCGATTTTCTCACCGGCCTGCGCAACCGGCAGTTTTTCGATGAGCGCTTCAGCGCCGAAATGGCCCGCAGCGCGCGGGAGTCAACCCCCATCAGCCTGCTGCTTATCGATATCGATCACTTCAAGGATGTAAATGACAAATATGGTCACAGAGTGGGAGACGAAGTGCTCAAGTCGGTTGCCAAGCGCTTTTATTACGTGTTGAAACGCCCATCGGACGCCATTTGCCGTTACGGCGGAGAGGAGTTTGCCATCATTTTGCCCAACACCCACGGGCAAGGGGCACTGCATATTGCCGAGCTTATCCTCAACAATATCCGCTCAAAACCGGTGACCACGGCCCAGGGCGAGATCCACTGCACCGTCAGCATAGGTATTGCCTCAACTGTACACAGCTATCAGCAAAACGAAGGCCGCCTGATTGAAGATGCGGACAAAGCCCTGTACAGGGCAAAGCAAAACGGCAGGGACAGAATTGAACTGGCGCCCTCCAAGCCCTATGTGGTCAAGGACGAGCGCCCGATGAAAGCCTGA
- the oxyR gene encoding hydrogen peroxide-inducible genes transcriptional activator OxyR, protein MKHLPSLKNLYYLVNLYQEQNFNRAAKVCNVSQSTLSSGIQNLEEQLGHQLIERDHKSFMFTAIGEEVVGRCRKILTDVDDLVELVRNQGEPMTGEIRLGCIPTIAPFLLSRVVRHCQQNYPELVLLLKEDTTERLLDALGKGELDLLLLALPVDTSGFHSMKVGVDPFKMVVHGDLSPEIHEPIDYQTLPDESIFLLQSEHCITGHAISACQLGDSNKINPFAATSLHTLVQMVNSKLGTTFLPQMAIDAGILNDTELQVMDPPGSSPYRDIGLVWRQTTSRIRTFRTLGLEIEKLLSKERA, encoded by the coding sequence ATGAAACATCTCCCCAGCCTCAAAAATCTCTACTACCTGGTGAATTTGTATCAGGAACAAAACTTTAATCGCGCCGCCAAGGTGTGCAATGTCAGTCAGTCGACGCTCTCAAGTGGTATTCAAAACCTTGAAGAACAATTGGGGCACCAATTGATTGAGCGCGACCATAAATCTTTTATGTTTACTGCCATTGGCGAAGAGGTGGTGGGGCGTTGCCGCAAAATTCTGACCGATGTGGACGACTTGGTTGAGCTGGTACGCAATCAGGGCGAACCCATGACCGGCGAGATCCGCTTGGGCTGTATTCCCACCATAGCGCCGTTTTTGCTGAGCCGGGTGGTACGCCACTGCCAACAAAACTACCCAGAATTGGTGCTCTTACTGAAAGAAGACACCACCGAGCGTCTGCTTGATGCCCTCGGCAAGGGCGAGCTGGACTTATTGCTGCTGGCGCTGCCGGTGGACACCAGTGGTTTCCACAGCATGAAGGTGGGGGTCGACCCGTTCAAAATGGTAGTGCATGGCGATCTGTCACCTGAGATCCACGAGCCTATTGATTATCAGACTCTGCCGGATGAGAGTATCTTTTTGCTGCAAAGCGAGCACTGCATTACCGGGCATGCCATCAGTGCCTGCCAGCTTGGAGATTCCAACAAAATCAACCCGTTTGCTGCCACCAGTTTGCACACCCTGGTGCAGATGGTGAACAGTAAGCTGGGTACCACTTTCCTGCCACAAATGGCGATTGATGCCGGTATCCTGAATGATACCGAGCTGCAGGTAATGGACCCACCCGGCAGCTCGCCTTATCGCGATATTGGCCTGGTGTGGCGTCAAACAACGAGCCGGATCCGTACCTTCCGAACCCTGGGGCTGGAAATAGAAAAGCTGCTCAGCAAGGAAAGGGCGTGA
- a CDS encoding adenylate/guanylate cyclase domain-containing protein has product MRASRQAKKLLFAILAWGIAMAAFVFFRYAQTQDLPQWAVGSADLATLAIYMGIIFGSLHWMSNLIADFSAINRLPYLFSVLFKGLFLLLGATTLAYITQFLNMWAIENHMTTLRQMLTVHVLYSPSFQALIVYLVVVRLGLAFIEQMALLVGPRVLLNIGLGKYHKPRYEQRLFLYLDMVASTTHAESLGDYRFSRLIQDSFSLLSDTVASNEAEIYRYMGDAVLIHWPLHEGVKNDRCMNIYWEFSQQLNWQRQYFEEHYGFVPKFKAAAHCGQVVAAVVGVQKQEISFFSDVLNTLARLQDQCNPLGQRMLISGALAARLETEDSGYNLSALGPVKLKGKQHSIEVFGVTPKRVG; this is encoded by the coding sequence GTGAGAGCGAGTCGTCAGGCTAAAAAGCTGTTATTTGCCATCCTGGCCTGGGGCATTGCCATGGCCGCGTTCGTCTTCTTTCGATACGCCCAGACTCAGGATCTGCCTCAATGGGCCGTAGGTTCGGCCGATCTTGCGACCCTCGCGATTTACATGGGAATTATTTTTGGCAGCCTGCATTGGATGTCGAATTTGATTGCCGATTTCAGCGCCATCAATCGCCTGCCTTATTTATTCTCGGTTTTGTTCAAGGGGCTGTTTTTGCTGCTTGGCGCCACCACCCTCGCCTATATCACTCAGTTTTTGAATATGTGGGCGATTGAAAACCACATGACCACCCTGCGACAGATGCTCACAGTGCATGTGCTCTACAGCCCTTCATTCCAGGCATTGATTGTGTATTTGGTGGTGGTGCGTCTGGGACTTGCCTTTATCGAGCAAATGGCGCTGCTGGTAGGTCCGCGGGTGCTTTTGAATATCGGCCTTGGCAAATATCACAAGCCAAGGTACGAGCAGCGACTGTTTTTATATCTGGACATGGTCGCCAGTACCACTCACGCAGAATCCCTCGGCGATTATCGTTTCAGCCGCCTGATCCAGGACAGTTTCAGCCTGCTGTCCGATACTGTTGCCAGCAATGAAGCCGAAATTTACCGCTACATGGGCGATGCGGTGCTTATCCACTGGCCGCTGCATGAAGGGGTGAAGAACGACCGCTGCATGAACATCTATTGGGAATTCAGTCAGCAGCTCAACTGGCAACGGCAGTATTTTGAAGAACATTATGGCTTTGTGCCCAAGTTCAAGGCGGCAGCACACTGTGGTCAGGTGGTGGCAGCCGTGGTGGGGGTGCAAAAGCAGGAGATCAGTTTCTTCAGCGACGTACTGAACACATTGGCGCGCCTGCAGGACCAATGTAATCCACTGGGACAGCGGATGCTGATTTCCGGTGCATTGGCAGCAAGACTTGAAACCGAAGACAGCGGTTATAACCTCTCCGCCCTGGGGCCGGTAAAGCTTAAGGGCAAGCAGCACTCCATTGAAGTGTTCGGTGTGACGCCCAAGCGCGTCGGCTAA
- the mutH gene encoding DNA mismatch repair endonuclease MutH, protein MNAPRSPQSLEELLDRAHQMAGLSLGQLAAGLGWPVPANLRRDKGWIGQLIEQELGALAGSRPEQDFLHLGVELKTIPIDSRGKPLETTYVCVAPLMDVGGLRWEQSLVKHKLEQVLWIPVEGERSIPLTDRRIGTPVLWRPSTTESEQLRQDWEEIMELIAIGKVTGLTARHGEVLQLRPKAANAAAKTECIMEDGTVGLTNPRGFYLKTNFTQAILRQAFGE, encoded by the coding sequence ATGAATGCCCCCCGATCGCCACAAAGCCTGGAAGAACTATTGGATCGCGCCCACCAGATGGCGGGGTTAAGTCTTGGCCAACTGGCAGCAGGTCTCGGCTGGCCGGTTCCGGCCAATCTAAGGCGAGATAAAGGCTGGATTGGTCAGTTAATTGAGCAAGAGCTGGGTGCGCTGGCCGGCTCCCGCCCGGAGCAGGACTTTCTGCACCTGGGTGTTGAGCTTAAAACCATTCCCATCGATAGCCGTGGCAAGCCATTGGAAACCACCTATGTGTGCGTGGCACCGCTGATGGATGTCGGCGGCCTCAGGTGGGAGCAGAGTCTGGTGAAGCATAAGCTGGAGCAGGTGCTGTGGATCCCTGTGGAGGGCGAAAGAAGCATTCCGCTGACAGACAGGCGTATCGGCACCCCCGTGCTGTGGCGCCCTTCCACGACCGAGAGCGAGCAGCTCAGGCAAGACTGGGAGGAAATCATGGAACTGATTGCCATCGGCAAAGTGACTGGTCTTACCGCTCGCCACGGTGAAGTGCTGCAACTGCGTCCCAAGGCCGCCAACGCCGCGGCCAAAACCGAATGCATTATGGAAGATGGCACTGTCGGACTCACCAATCCCCGGGGCTTTTACCTGAAAACCAACTTCACTCAGGCCATATTGCGCCAGGCATTTGGCGAATAG
- the rppH gene encoding RNA pyrophosphohydrolase — MIDSDGFRANVGIIICNSFGQVMWARRFGQHSWQFPQGGVDDGESAEDAMYRELYEEVGLRPEHVQILTSTRSWLRYRLPKRLVRQDSKPVCIGQKQKWFLLMLKSPENAINLNSSGHPEFDDWRWVSYWYPVRQVVSFKRDVYRKVMKEFAPTALALQSREPPRGKRNNRR; from the coding sequence GTGATTGATAGCGACGGCTTTCGCGCAAATGTGGGCATCATCATCTGTAACTCTTTCGGCCAGGTCATGTGGGCCAGGCGATTTGGACAACATTCATGGCAATTCCCACAGGGTGGGGTAGATGACGGTGAAAGTGCCGAAGATGCCATGTATCGTGAGCTGTATGAGGAAGTTGGCCTCAGGCCTGAGCATGTCCAGATCCTGACCTCTACCCGTTCCTGGCTCAGATACCGTTTGCCAAAACGCCTGGTGCGTCAGGACAGCAAGCCTGTGTGTATCGGCCAGAAACAGAAGTGGTTTTTGCTGATGCTCAAGAGTCCGGAAAATGCCATTAACCTGAATTCATCCGGTCATCCCGAGTTTGATGATTGGCGCTGGGTCAGCTATTGGTATCCGGTGCGCCAGGTGGTGTCATTCAAGCGGGATGTGTATCGCAAGGTAATGAAGGAGTTCGCGCCCACTGCGCTGGCCCTGCAATCCCGCGAGCCACCCAGAGGCAAACGCAACAACAGACGTTAA
- the ptsP gene encoding phosphoenolpyruvate--protein phosphotransferase, with translation MLNTLRDITQSVASAHTLELALESLVAQTKAAMETECCSVYILEQQQLVLSATDGLEKTAVGRVRMPVSEGLVGLVAEREEAINLADAHLHPRFKLFPEANEDEYRAFLAAPIIYQKQLLGVIVVQQAKARQFTEGEEAFLMTLAAQLAMAIRGLKRRAEVHSLDEQVLFTGTSASPGVAIAHALVLGGEISLQQPDIKVNDVAIEAERLKHAIGRSRDALTALAQRFDGDQDDELSSIFTSLQSLLEDMSLGGEYQRELASGWSAESAVSRVSLRYIAQFEAMEDGYLRERASDIRDLGQRVLRQLIEPGRMALDPDKPVILVTREADTSMLAEFPRQKLAGIVTELGGVNSHAAILARALGVPAIIGVEQVLQANLDKKQLVLNASRGLLMVSPSPSVVDEYRNLISAQKALARQYAEELNEPAVTKDGHRIHLYLNAGLMSGVASEIADGADGIGLYRTEIPFMLQQRFPSESEQVKVYQTVLQSAAGRPVVMRTLDVGGDKPLPYFPISEENPFLGWRGIRLSLDHPELFLVQLRAMMQAGGDGDNLKILLPMVSSIDEIDEALLYLEQAFSELQADVNPALKRPPIGVMLEVPALLFQLAEVAKRVDFVSVGSNDLTQYLLAVDRNNPRVSSLFDSFHPGILRALRRALVDCRQLNLEVSVCGELAGEPMGALLLVAMGYDQLSMNQGSLARINYLLRRVERAELEALLELVLQMSNGQDVRELVREYLDTRELVSILG, from the coding sequence GTGCTCAACACGCTCAGGGATATTACGCAGTCAGTCGCTTCGGCTCATACGCTGGAGCTGGCGCTCGAATCCTTGGTGGCTCAAACCAAGGCCGCCATGGAGACCGAGTGCTGCTCTGTTTATATCCTCGAGCAGCAACAACTGGTGTTGTCCGCCACCGATGGCCTTGAGAAAACCGCCGTTGGTCGGGTGCGTATGCCGGTCAGCGAAGGTTTGGTGGGACTGGTCGCCGAGCGCGAAGAAGCCATTAACCTGGCAGATGCTCATCTGCACCCCAGATTCAAACTCTTCCCCGAAGCCAATGAAGACGAATACCGCGCCTTCCTTGCGGCTCCAATTATCTACCAAAAACAATTGCTTGGCGTAATTGTGGTGCAGCAGGCCAAGGCCCGTCAGTTTACTGAAGGTGAAGAAGCCTTCCTGATGACCCTGGCGGCGCAGCTTGCGATGGCCATTCGCGGCCTGAAACGGCGCGCCGAAGTGCACTCGCTGGATGAGCAGGTGCTGTTTACCGGTACCAGTGCCTCCCCCGGGGTGGCGATTGCCCATGCGCTGGTGCTGGGCGGTGAGATTTCGCTGCAGCAGCCGGACATCAAAGTAAATGATGTCGCAATCGAAGCCGAGCGCCTTAAGCATGCCATCGGTCGCAGCCGCGATGCACTCACCGCGCTTGCCCAGCGCTTCGATGGCGATCAGGACGACGAGCTGAGCTCTATTTTTACCTCGCTGCAATCGCTGCTCGAAGACATGAGCCTTGGCGGCGAATATCAGCGCGAGCTTGCCAGTGGCTGGAGCGCCGAATCGGCGGTCAGTCGGGTGTCGCTGCGTTACATCGCCCAGTTTGAGGCGATGGAAGATGGCTATCTTCGTGAGCGGGCAAGTGATATCCGAGACCTTGGACAAAGGGTTCTGCGGCAACTGATTGAACCTGGCCGGATGGCGCTTGACCCGGACAAACCGGTGATCCTGGTGACCCGTGAAGCCGATACCAGCATGCTGGCCGAGTTTCCGCGCCAAAAGCTGGCGGGCATAGTGACCGAGCTTGGCGGGGTGAACTCCCACGCCGCAATTCTGGCCCGTGCCCTTGGAGTGCCCGCCATTATTGGCGTTGAGCAGGTGCTGCAGGCCAATCTTGATAAAAAACAGCTGGTGCTGAACGCCAGCCGCGGGCTGCTGATGGTATCGCCATCGCCGTCGGTGGTGGATGAATACCGCAATCTTATCAGCGCTCAAAAGGCGCTGGCACGTCAGTATGCTGAGGAGCTTAACGAGCCTGCGGTCACCAAAGATGGCCACCGCATTCATTTGTACCTCAATGCCGGGCTGATGAGCGGTGTTGCCAGCGAAATTGCCGATGGCGCCGATGGTATTGGCCTGTATCGCACCGAAATCCCCTTTATGTTGCAGCAGCGCTTCCCCTCCGAGTCCGAGCAGGTCAAGGTGTACCAGACGGTGTTGCAATCGGCTGCCGGGCGCCCTGTGGTCATGCGCACCCTGGATGTGGGGGGGGATAAGCCGCTGCCGTACTTCCCGATTTCTGAAGAAAATCCTTTCCTTGGCTGGCGTGGTATCCGCTTGTCGCTGGATCATCCTGAGCTGTTTTTGGTGCAGCTGCGGGCCATGATGCAAGCCGGCGGTGATGGCGATAACCTGAAAATTCTGCTGCCGATGGTGAGCAGTATCGATGAAATTGATGAGGCGCTGTTGTACCTCGAGCAGGCATTCAGTGAGCTTCAGGCCGATGTGAATCCGGCGCTGAAACGGCCGCCGATTGGTGTAATGCTTGAGGTGCCGGCATTGCTGTTCCAGCTTGCTGAAGTGGCAAAGCGGGTCGACTTTGTCTCTGTGGGCAGTAACGATTTGACTCAGTATTTGCTGGCGGTGGACCGTAACAATCCCAGGGTCAGCAGCCTGTTCGACTCCTTCCATCCCGGCATTTTGCGGGCGCTTAGACGGGCACTGGTTGACTGTCGTCAGCTCAATCTGGAAGTCAGCGTCTGTGGTGAGCTCGCCGGTGAGCCCATGGGCGCGCTGCTGCTGGTGGCCATGGGGTACGATCAGCTGTCGATGAACCAGGGCAGTCTGGCACGGATTAACTACCTGCTGCGGCGGGTGGAGCGTGCTGAGCTTGAAGCCTTGCTCGAGTTGGTGCTGCAGATGTCCAATGGTCAGGATGTGCGTGAATTGGTGCGGGAATATCTGGATACCCGCGAGCTGGTGTCCATTCTGGGCTAA
- a CDS encoding sulfite exporter TauE/SafE family protein, with translation MAGLLGIGGGLMIVPALLYLLPSVGFGADYLPHVAIATSLSAIILTSLSSAKAHHGRGNIDFSLLKVLAPAVLLGALASGFVSERIPAEQLRQAFAIFVILMALQMTYPFKTESNRSLPSAAALFVIVFFIALIAGLMGIGGGVLLVPLLTFFGVAMRTAVGVSAGTGLLIALSGSTGYVIAGWNAQGMPDYTLGYVYLPALVGIVCTSVLTAPVGAKAASSWPTAILKKIFALLLTIIGLRLVVG, from the coding sequence ATGGCAGGGCTGCTGGGGATTGGCGGCGGCCTGATGATAGTGCCTGCGCTGCTCTACTTACTGCCAAGCGTGGGCTTTGGCGCCGACTATTTGCCTCACGTTGCCATCGCCACGTCACTGTCGGCGATTATTCTTACTTCGCTTTCCTCCGCCAAGGCCCACCATGGCCGTGGCAATATCGACTTTTCACTGCTTAAAGTGCTGGCTCCGGCGGTACTGCTAGGTGCACTTGCCTCAGGGTTTGTGTCTGAACGTATTCCGGCGGAGCAGCTGCGCCAGGCCTTCGCAATTTTTGTCATCCTGATGGCGCTGCAAATGACCTATCCGTTCAAGACGGAGTCAAACCGCAGTTTGCCATCTGCGGCCGCCTTGTTTGTAATAGTGTTTTTCATCGCGCTGATTGCCGGATTGATGGGCATTGGTGGCGGCGTCCTGTTGGTGCCACTACTGACTTTTTTTGGTGTTGCCATGCGCACCGCCGTCGGCGTGTCGGCCGGAACCGGCCTGCTGATTGCACTCTCCGGAAGCACAGGTTACGTGATTGCCGGCTGGAATGCCCAAGGCATGCCCGATTACACCTTGGGTTACGTTTATCTGCCCGCGCTGGTTGGGATTGTGTGTACCTCGGTGCTGACCGCCCCCGTTGGCGCCAAAGCCGCCAGCAGCTGGCCAACCGCTATCCTGAAGAAAATTTTTGCGCTGCTTCTGACCATAATTGGACTGCGCCTGGTGGTGGGCTGA
- the lgt gene encoding prolipoprotein diacylglyceryl transferase, with amino-acid sequence MPLTFPDIDPVIARFGPFELFGQTFEPALRWYGMMYLVGFLAALWLLNRKADQSGGVWSREQVSDLLFYGFLGVVLGGRIGYVVFYHFDLFMADPLYLFKISEGGMSFHGGLIGVISAMVYIAWRQRRPFFAVADMVAPVVPIGLGAGRIGNFINGELWGRVSDVPWAMVFPTGGPEPRHPSQLYQFALEGVALYLLLWWYAKRTTKVGAVSGMFLLGYGLFRILVETVRQPDAHLGLYLGFLTMGQILSLPMILFGLYLILRKQEAR; translated from the coding sequence ATGCCGCTGACGTTTCCTGATATCGACCCTGTGATTGCCCGTTTCGGGCCGTTTGAGCTTTTTGGTCAAACCTTCGAGCCTGCACTGCGCTGGTACGGCATGATGTACCTGGTGGGCTTTTTGGCAGCGCTGTGGCTTTTGAACCGCAAGGCCGATCAGTCCGGCGGTGTCTGGAGTCGGGAGCAGGTGTCCGATCTGCTGTTTTACGGCTTCCTTGGGGTAGTGCTCGGTGGCCGGATTGGCTATGTGGTGTTTTACCATTTCGACCTGTTTATGGCCGACCCCCTGTATCTGTTTAAGATTTCCGAAGGCGGCATGTCGTTCCATGGTGGCCTGATTGGGGTGATTAGCGCCATGGTGTACATTGCCTGGCGTCAGCGTCGGCCCTTCTTTGCCGTGGCCGATATGGTAGCGCCTGTGGTGCCCATAGGCCTGGGGGCAGGGCGCATCGGCAACTTTATCAATGGTGAGCTGTGGGGACGGGTGTCGGATGTGCCCTGGGCCATGGTATTTCCAACGGGCGGCCCCGAGCCGCGCCATCCCTCGCAGCTGTATCAATTTGCACTGGAGGGAGTTGCCCTGTACCTGCTGCTGTGGTGGTATGCCAAACGCACCACCAAGGTGGGGGCGGTTTCCGGGATGTTTTTGCTCGGTTATGGGCTGTTTCGAATTTTGGTGGAAACCGTGCGTCAGCCCGACGCTCACCTCGGCCTATACCTCGGTTTTTTAACCATGGGACAAATTCTTTCATTGCCGATGATCCTCTTCGGCCTGTATTTGATTTTGCGTAAACAGGAAGCGCGCTGA
- the thyA gene encoding thymidylate synthase, translated as MKQYLDLMQHILDKGTDKSDRTGTGTRSVFGYQMRFDLNEGFPLVTTKKCHLRSIIHELLWFLQGDTNVAYLHENKVSIWDEWADENGNLGPVYGAQWRSWPTPDGRHIDQITQVIEQIKSNPDSRRLIVSAWNVGELDKMALAPCHAFFQFYVADGKLSCQLYQRSCDVFLGLPFNIASYALLTMMVAQQCDLELGDFVWTGGDTHLYSNHMEQTQLQLSREPRPLPTMTIARRPESIFDYRFEDFELSGYDPHPHIKAPVAI; from the coding sequence ATGAAGCAATATCTCGATTTAATGCAGCACATTCTCGATAAAGGCACCGATAAGAGTGACAGAACCGGTACCGGCACCCGCTCGGTTTTCGGTTATCAGATGCGCTTTGATCTTAACGAAGGTTTCCCGCTGGTCACCACCAAGAAATGCCATCTTCGCTCGATTATTCATGAATTGCTGTGGTTTTTGCAGGGCGACACCAATGTTGCTTATCTGCATGAAAACAAAGTGAGTATTTGGGACGAATGGGCCGATGAGAACGGTAATCTTGGTCCGGTATACGGCGCTCAGTGGCGCAGCTGGCCAACTCCTGATGGCCGCCATATCGACCAGATAACCCAGGTGATTGAACAGATTAAATCCAACCCTGACTCACGTCGTTTGATTGTGTCGGCATGGAACGTGGGTGAGCTCGACAAAATGGCACTGGCCCCTTGCCACGCGTTTTTCCAGTTTTATGTGGCCGATGGCAAGCTGAGCTGTCAGCTGTATCAGCGCTCCTGCGACGTGTTCCTGGGCTTGCCATTTAACATTGCCAGCTATGCCTTGCTGACCATGATGGTGGCGCAGCAGTGCGATCTCGAACTGGGGGATTTTGTCTGGACCGGTGGCGATACTCACCTGTACAGCAATCACATGGAACAAACCCAGCTGCAGCTGTCCCGTGAGCCACGTCCGCTGCCCACCATGACCATAGCGCGCCGCCCCGAGTCGATTTTTGACTACCGCTTCGAGGACTTCGAGCTCAGCGGTTATGACCCTCATCCCCACATCAAGGCCCCTGTTGCCATCTAG
- the nhaA gene encoding Na+/H+ antiporter NhaA, whose amino-acid sequence MDKAIRNFLSQESAGGILLLVAVALAMLLANSPLSGLYQGFLNTEMQVRFGALDINKPLLLWINDGLMALFFLLIGLEVKRELLEGALSSPSKASLPTFAAIGGMLVPAAIYLFFNYADPATKVGWAIPAATDIAFALGIMALLGNRVPVALKVFLLALAIIDDLGVIVIIALFYSTDLSMLSLIIAAVAVTGLVALNRKGVTALAPYGVLGIILWIAVLKSGVHATLAGVVIAFCIPLRAKDGSSPSEHLEHSLHPWSNFLILPVFAFANAGVPLGNMGLDSLTSPVPVGIALGLLLGKPIGVMVFSYIAVKLRLAELPQGIGWRQIAPVSVMCGIGFTMSMFIASLAFEHGGEAYGDLARLGILLGSLFAAVIGYFWLSKVLPQAGEKA is encoded by the coding sequence ATGGATAAGGCTATTCGTAATTTTTTGAGCCAGGAGTCTGCCGGTGGCATCTTGCTGCTGGTGGCCGTTGCACTGGCCATGTTGCTCGCCAACTCGCCGCTTTCCGGTCTGTATCAGGGGTTTCTTAACACCGAGATGCAGGTGCGTTTTGGCGCGTTGGACATCAATAAGCCATTGCTGTTGTGGATTAACGACGGCCTGATGGCACTGTTCTTTTTGCTCATTGGTCTGGAAGTTAAACGTGAGCTGCTGGAAGGCGCGCTGTCGAGCCCGTCAAAGGCATCGCTACCTACCTTTGCCGCCATCGGCGGTATGTTGGTTCCGGCGGCCATTTACCTGTTCTTCAACTATGCCGATCCTGCGACCAAGGTAGGCTGGGCCATTCCGGCCGCCACCGATATTGCCTTTGCGCTGGGGATCATGGCGCTGCTGGGTAATCGCGTGCCCGTGGCGCTCAAGGTGTTCCTGCTGGCGCTGGCCATTATCGACGACCTTGGCGTGATTGTGATTATCGCGCTGTTCTACAGCACGGATCTGTCGATGCTGAGCCTTATCATTGCCGCCGTGGCAGTGACCGGCCTGGTCGCGCTGAACCGTAAGGGTGTTACTGCCCTCGCGCCATATGGCGTGCTCGGTATCATCCTGTGGATCGCGGTGCTGAAATCCGGCGTGCACGCTACTCTGGCCGGCGTGGTGATTGCCTTCTGTATTCCGCTGCGTGCCAAAGACGGCAGCTCGCCCTCAGAGCATCTGGAGCACAGCCTGCACCCCTGGAGTAATTTCCTTATTCTGCCAGTGTTTGCCTTTGCCAACGCCGGTGTGCCGCTTGGCAACATGGGGCTGGACAGCCTGACATCGCCCGTGCCTGTCGGTATTGCGCTGGGTCTGCTGCTGGGCAAGCCAATTGGTGTGATGGTGTTCAGTTATATCGCCGTCAAACTGCGTTTGGCTGAGCTGCCTCAGGGCATTGGCTGGCGCCAGATTGCACCTGTGTCCGTGATGTGTGGTATCGGCTTTACCATGTCGATGTTTATCGCCTCGCTGGCCTTTGAACATGGCGGCGAAGCCTATGGCGACCTGGCGCGTCTTGGCATTCTGCTCGGTTCGCTGTTTGCAGCCGTAATCGGGTACTTCTGGTTGTCCAAAGTACTGCCTCAAGCGGGAGAAAAAGCATGA